The Drosophila biarmipes strain raj3 chromosome 2L, RU_DBia_V1.1, whole genome shotgun sequence genome has a window encoding:
- the LOC108032402 gene encoding pickpocket protein 28, whose amino-acid sequence MSELREDEEEKKSGISILPGPELLTLPGFDTRASIASAALSDVPSDVIIKSRIRYGNTLSACKGLLLEYAKSTTIHGIRYIFEVHRPIYEKLYWLFFTCISVYFAVSLIWDTYLKWQDSPVILGFDETLVPVHKIPFPTITICPEIKMERNTFDYTNISRQLWDEYKNGNVSDLEDEDLARMAAAMHICDPNVVQRFTPLLSQLHPPYVDVTQTLIDLSISKNETGPFCKWNGRFYFCDKIFDFVATDEGICYQFNGLRPKDIYRDEKFISYVDPDVVNFNNYFDVALPPWNNITGNWSLGSGFVDQGQNAYPQRTVFSSAKNGFFAFLQGLQHNFDYDCRSFKQGYKVFLNSPESVPLTSGNYILVPHGDEVLVSVLPAYVVSTDNLHEITPDKRQCLFDDERSLRFFRSYSQSNCQTECLANFTISKCGCAKFWMPKPVGTPVCGLSDINCYTSAQDELYALLQNQTMAKSVDDSVDISCNCLPACTSLEYNFEISRAKYDVAKTIRAFREEYEHTDAIGSRLSVYFKEHQFTAIKRTILFGVSTLISNCGGICGLFMGISCLSFLELIYFFCMRICGSCRDRRKHKIQQQNSVDIPEENSENKSAI is encoded by the exons ATGTCAGAGCTCagggaggacgaggaggagaagAAGTCGGGCATCAGCATTCTGCCCGGCCCGGAGCTACTAACCCTGCCGGGCTTCGATACCCGGGCCAGCATCGCCTCGGCGGCGTTGAGTGATGTGCCCAGTGACGTGATCATCAAGTCTCGCATCCGATATGGCAACACCCTGTCCGCCTGCAAGGGACTACTTCTGGAGTACGCGAAGAGTACGACCATTCACGGCATCCGCTATATCTTCGAGGTGCACAGGCCCATCTATGAAAA ACTTTATTGGCTGTTCTTCACTTGCATTTCGGTGTACTTCGCCGTTTCCCTTATCTGGGACACCTATCTGAAGTGGCAGGACTCGCCGGTCATTCTGGGTTTCGATGAGACCCTCGTGCCGGTGCATAAGATACCATTTCCCACGATTACCATTTGCCCGGAGATCAAAATGGAACGCAATACCTTTGACTATACTAATATATCGCGACAACTTTGGGATGAGTACAAGAACGGCAATGTCAGCGACTTGGAGGATGAAGA CCTGGCTCGAATGGCGGCTGCCATGCACATCTGCGATCCTAATGTGGTTCAGCGATTCACACCTCTGCTCTCCCAGCTGCACCCGCCCTACGTGGACGTAACCCAAACCCTCATAGACCTGAGTATCTCGAAGAACGAGACGGGACCGTTTTGCAAGTGGAATGGGCGCTTCTACTTCTGCGACAAGATCTTCGACTTTGTGGCCACCGACGAGGGCATCTGCTACCAGTTCAACGGGCTGCGACCCAAGGACATCTATCGCGACGAGAAGTTCATCAGCTACGTGGACCCGGATGTGGTGAACTTCAACAATTACTTCGATGTGGCCCTGCCGCCCTGGAACAATATCACGGGCAACTGGTCACTGGGCAGTGGGTTCGTGGACCAAGGCCAGAACGCGTATCCCCAAAGGACGGTGTTCTCATCGGCGAAGAATGGGTTCTTCGCCTTTCTGCAGGGTCTGCAGCACAACTTCGACTACGATTGTCGCAGTTTCAAACAGGGCTACAag GTCTTTCTCAACTCCCCGGAGAGTGTGCCGCTGACGTCGGGCAATTATATCCTGGTGCCCCATGGCGACGAGGTCCTGGTCAGTGTGCTGCCCGCTTATGTCGTGTCCACCGACAATTTGCACGAAATTACCCCGGACAA ACGCCAATGCCTGTTCGATGATGAGCGCTCGCTGCGGTTCTTCCGATCCTATTCTCAGAGCAATTGCCAAACCGAGTGCCTGGCCAACTTCACGATTTCCAAGTGCGGCTGTGCCAAGTTCTGGATGCCCA AACCCGTGGGCACTCCCGTCTGCGGACTGAGTGACATTAACTGCTACACATCTGCCCAGGACGAGCTGTATGCTCTGCTGCAGAATCAGACGATGGCCAAGAGTGTGGATGACAGTGTCGACATCTCCTGCAACTGCCTGCCGGCCTGCACGTCGCTGGAGTACAACTTTGAGATCTCCAGGGCCAAGTACGACGTGGCCAAAACCATTCGAGCCTTCCGCGAAGAGTACGAGCATACAGA TGCCATTGGATCCCGCCTCTCTGTCTACTTCAAGGAGCATCAATTCACGGCCATCAAACGTACGATTCTGTTCGGAGTATCTACGTTGATTTCCAACTGCGGTGGCATCTGCGGCTTGTTCATGGGCATCTCCTGTCTCAGCTTCCTGGAGCTCATCTACTTCTTCTGCATGCGAATCTGTGGCAGTTGCCGCGATCGGCGGAAGCACAAGATACAGCAGCAGAACTCGGTGGATATACCGGAGGAGAACTCTGAGAATAAGTCAGCGATctga
- the LOC108032613 gene encoding zinc finger protein Elbow isoform X1, with product MLQSSNHHYLRPDYMTAAAAPTAQLDNKSSPLALLAQTCSAIGADTTNPKLLAANIEKSTKQLQHQPKGSSGGGGSGSGAGSFGLGQQTSMDGSGRDKSSPVSSHSSSVSTGSVEQQQLPMAHGSSSGSSSKPTPTTFKPYEPNNNISNMTTAAVDCGATNLSSSSSSNPSGQQRVKTPKTTANGGGQRCDSNQSASSHRESPTAAAGSLRRTPTSGLGGGGGQLNGSPGLPPTSASGRSSSKESAAMHSPSAAAAAAAAAAQIASSNRLQEAALAAAKEASYVKALHAASQQGSAAAASYYPPGYGSPYSMDLMAASSLMSPHHAMFKASAMNPYLNYARMKGLTEQSMMAATPNVCRDPYCTGCPASPHYINKASGQPCPAGCPQCEGAAGAGSGGGGGAAKSSNSQAGSGSSAAAAAAAAAASSYHAQLAALAAASQMPYVCSWIGSDAAYCGKRFGTSDDLFQHLRTHTASVPDAVLSAAAAGGIPPNHPLFQRTYPTPPLSPLSAARYHPYGKPSMLPPSLAPPGMPGLPPHPALAQYFAPYSLYGPRMGSSHP from the exons atgctGCAATCCAGCAATCATCATTATTTAAGGCCGGATTATATGACAGCTGCAGCTGCCCCAACAGCG CAGCTGGACAACAAAAGCAGTCCGTTGGCGCTATTGGCCCAAACATGCAGCGCCATCGGAGCGGATACCACAAACCCCAAGCTGCTGGCGGCGAACATCGAGAAGTCCACAAAGCAACTGCAGCACCAGCCCAAGGGATCCAGCGGAGGAGGTGGCTCGGGCTCGGGTGCGGGTTCGTTTGGCCTGGGCCAGCAGACATCAATGGACGGCAGTGGACGCGATAAATCCTCGCCGGTCAGCAGTCATTCATCCAGCGTCAGCACCGGCTCCGTGGAGCAGCAGCAATTGCCCATGGCCcatggcagcagcagcggcagcagcagcaagccCACCCCAACCACCTTTAAGCCCTACGAGCcgaacaacaacatcagcaacatGACCACGGCAGCCGTCGATTGCGGCGCCACAaatctcagcagcagcagcagcagcaaccccAGTGGCCAGCAGCGGGTTAAGACCCCCAAGACGACGGCGAACGGCGGTGGCCAGCGCTGCGACTCGAACCAAAGTGCCAGCTCGCACAGGGAATCGCCCACGGCAGCTGCGGGTTCGCTCCGAAGGACCCCCACCTCGGGCctgggcggcggtggtgggCAGCTCAATGGAAGTCCCGGCCTGCCGCCCACTTCGGCGTCCGGTCGCAGCAGCTCCAAGGAGTCGGCCGCCATGCACAGTCCCagtgcagcggcagcggctgcggcggcggcggcccaAATCGCCAGCTCGAACCGCCTGCAGGAGGCCGCCCTGGCCGCCGCCAAGGAGGCCAGCTATGTGAAGGCCCTGCACGCCGCCAGCCAGCAAGGATCCGCAGCTGCTGCGTCCTATTATCCGCCCG GTTACGGCAGCCCCTATTCCATGGACTTGATGGCCGCCAGTTCGCTGATGTCGCCGCACCACGCCATGTTCAAGGCGTCGGCGATGAATCCGTATCTGAACTACGCCCGCATGAAGGGCCTGACGGAGCAGTCGATGATGGCGGCCACGCCGAATGTGTGCCGGGATCCCTACTGCACGGGATGTCCGGCCAGTCCGCACTACATCAACAAGGCCTCCGGCCAGCCCTGTCCGGCGGGCTGTCCGCAGTGCGAGGGAGCTGCAGGTGCTGGCagcggaggaggcggtggtgcAGCCAAGTCCAGTAACTCCCAGGCAGGATCGGGATCGAgtgcggcagcagcggcggctgcggcggCAGCCTCCTCGTACCACGCCCAGTTGGCCGCCCTGGCCGCCGCCTCCCAGATGCCGTATGTGTGCTCGTGGATAGGCAGCGATGCCGCGTACTGTGGCAAGCGGTTCGGCACCTCCGACGACCTGTTCCAGCATCTGCGCACCCACACGGCCTCCGTGCCGGATGCGGTACTGAGTGCAGCGGCCGCCGGCGGCATACCGCCCAACCACCCGCTGTTCCAGCGCACCTACCCCACCCCGCCGCTGAGTCCGCTGTCGGCGGCCCGCTACCATCCCTATGGAAAGCCCTCGATGCTGCCGCCCTCGCTGGCGCCGCCCGGCATGCCCGGACTGCCCCCGCACCCGGCCCTGGCGCAGTACTTTGCGCCGTACTCGTTATACGGTCCCCGGATGGGATCCTCGCATCCGTAG
- the LOC108032613 gene encoding zinc finger protein Elbow isoform X2 encodes MLQSSNHHYLRPDYMTAAAAPTALDNKSSPLALLAQTCSAIGADTTNPKLLAANIEKSTKQLQHQPKGSSGGGGSGSGAGSFGLGQQTSMDGSGRDKSSPVSSHSSSVSTGSVEQQQLPMAHGSSSGSSSKPTPTTFKPYEPNNNISNMTTAAVDCGATNLSSSSSSNPSGQQRVKTPKTTANGGGQRCDSNQSASSHRESPTAAAGSLRRTPTSGLGGGGGQLNGSPGLPPTSASGRSSSKESAAMHSPSAAAAAAAAAAQIASSNRLQEAALAAAKEASYVKALHAASQQGSAAAASYYPPGYGSPYSMDLMAASSLMSPHHAMFKASAMNPYLNYARMKGLTEQSMMAATPNVCRDPYCTGCPASPHYINKASGQPCPAGCPQCEGAAGAGSGGGGGAAKSSNSQAGSGSSAAAAAAAAAASSYHAQLAALAAASQMPYVCSWIGSDAAYCGKRFGTSDDLFQHLRTHTASVPDAVLSAAAAGGIPPNHPLFQRTYPTPPLSPLSAARYHPYGKPSMLPPSLAPPGMPGLPPHPALAQYFAPYSLYGPRMGSSHP; translated from the exons atgctGCAATCCAGCAATCATCATTATTTAAGGCCGGATTATATGACAGCTGCAGCTGCCCCAACAGCG CTGGACAACAAAAGCAGTCCGTTGGCGCTATTGGCCCAAACATGCAGCGCCATCGGAGCGGATACCACAAACCCCAAGCTGCTGGCGGCGAACATCGAGAAGTCCACAAAGCAACTGCAGCACCAGCCCAAGGGATCCAGCGGAGGAGGTGGCTCGGGCTCGGGTGCGGGTTCGTTTGGCCTGGGCCAGCAGACATCAATGGACGGCAGTGGACGCGATAAATCCTCGCCGGTCAGCAGTCATTCATCCAGCGTCAGCACCGGCTCCGTGGAGCAGCAGCAATTGCCCATGGCCcatggcagcagcagcggcagcagcagcaagccCACCCCAACCACCTTTAAGCCCTACGAGCcgaacaacaacatcagcaacatGACCACGGCAGCCGTCGATTGCGGCGCCACAaatctcagcagcagcagcagcagcaaccccAGTGGCCAGCAGCGGGTTAAGACCCCCAAGACGACGGCGAACGGCGGTGGCCAGCGCTGCGACTCGAACCAAAGTGCCAGCTCGCACAGGGAATCGCCCACGGCAGCTGCGGGTTCGCTCCGAAGGACCCCCACCTCGGGCctgggcggcggtggtgggCAGCTCAATGGAAGTCCCGGCCTGCCGCCCACTTCGGCGTCCGGTCGCAGCAGCTCCAAGGAGTCGGCCGCCATGCACAGTCCCagtgcagcggcagcggctgcggcggcggcggcccaAATCGCCAGCTCGAACCGCCTGCAGGAGGCCGCCCTGGCCGCCGCCAAGGAGGCCAGCTATGTGAAGGCCCTGCACGCCGCCAGCCAGCAAGGATCCGCAGCTGCTGCGTCCTATTATCCGCCCG GTTACGGCAGCCCCTATTCCATGGACTTGATGGCCGCCAGTTCGCTGATGTCGCCGCACCACGCCATGTTCAAGGCGTCGGCGATGAATCCGTATCTGAACTACGCCCGCATGAAGGGCCTGACGGAGCAGTCGATGATGGCGGCCACGCCGAATGTGTGCCGGGATCCCTACTGCACGGGATGTCCGGCCAGTCCGCACTACATCAACAAGGCCTCCGGCCAGCCCTGTCCGGCGGGCTGTCCGCAGTGCGAGGGAGCTGCAGGTGCTGGCagcggaggaggcggtggtgcAGCCAAGTCCAGTAACTCCCAGGCAGGATCGGGATCGAgtgcggcagcagcggcggctgcggcggCAGCCTCCTCGTACCACGCCCAGTTGGCCGCCCTGGCCGCCGCCTCCCAGATGCCGTATGTGTGCTCGTGGATAGGCAGCGATGCCGCGTACTGTGGCAAGCGGTTCGGCACCTCCGACGACCTGTTCCAGCATCTGCGCACCCACACGGCCTCCGTGCCGGATGCGGTACTGAGTGCAGCGGCCGCCGGCGGCATACCGCCCAACCACCCGCTGTTCCAGCGCACCTACCCCACCCCGCCGCTGAGTCCGCTGTCGGCGGCCCGCTACCATCCCTATGGAAAGCCCTCGATGCTGCCGCCCTCGCTGGCGCCGCCCGGCATGCCCGGACTGCCCCCGCACCCGGCCCTGGCGCAGTACTTTGCGCCGTACTCGTTATACGGTCCCCGGATGGGATCCTCGCATCCGTAG